The DNA region GTTCGGTACTTGAAAGAACCGGCATAAGAAATATTTTTCTCGAGCAGCTTCACACCTTCGGAAGGGTTGACCGCGATCCGCGGAGCAGAACCATTTCGATCGCCTACTGTGCGGTCACCAGTTACCGCAGGCTGAAAGATTCCGGCATTTCCGGAAGTGCCGGGCTTTATCCTGTAAGCGGAATACTCTCGGGAGAACTGCCTCTCGCTTTTGACCACCGGGAAATGACCGCACACGGCAGGGAAATGCTGAGGGAAAAAGTGAATTCAGGAGGAATAGCATTTGAATTTGTTCCGGAAGAATTCACCCTTCCGCAGCTTCAGAAAGTCTACGAGATACTTCTCGGTGAAAAACTCTACAAGGCTAATTTCAGGAAAATGATCGCGCCGATGGTGGAGGAGACCGGGAACATGCTTACCGGTCAGGCACACAGGCCGAGCAGACTGTACAGGAAGAAGAAAGGAGAAACAAATGAGTAACGAAATAAAGGCCGGCATGAAATATCATGTCGGAATGTACGGAGGATCATTCAATCCGATGCACAACGGACACATGGAATGCATACTGAAAGCAGCCTCAATGTGCGAGCAGCTGTACGTTGTGATCTCATACAGAAACGATGATTCAGACGTGGACGTAAAGGTGAAATACCGCTGGGTATACACGCTCACCTGTCACATCGGCAACGTAAAAATAATCACGCTCGAAGACAGGACAAAAAAGAAATCTGACTACACCAGCGAATACTGGGACGAAGACTGCAGAAAAGTAAAAGCCGCCGTCGGAAAAAAGATCGATGTGGTCTTCTGCGGCAGTGACTACGATGAAAACAGTTTCTGGAACGTATGCTATCCGGAAAGTGAACTTGTGATCTTCCCGCGTGACAAATACAATTCAACAGCTGTACGCGGAAATGTTTACAGACACTGGGACTGGCTGCCTCTGTTTGTGAGACCGTACTATGTAAAGAAAGTACTTATCATCGGTTCGGAAAGCTGCGGAAAAAGTGTACTCACGATAAATCTTGCACATCACTACCATACAAACTATCTCGAAGAGGTGGGACGTGATCTTTCAGAGCTTTCAGGCACCGATCTGATGATGCTCGAAAGTGACTACACACGGATTCTTCTCGAACACAAGGCGAAGGAAATGCGTCTGGCCGAGCACAGCAACAAAGTGCTTTTTGAAGACACTGACTGCCTGATAACACGTTTTTTCATGGACTTTCTCGAAAACGGCAGTCCGGACAACTGTGTGCTCGCTGAAAGTATAGCAAAACTCAATCACTACGATCTGATACTGCATGCCGAACCGGATGTTGCATGGGTGCAGGACGGCGACCGGAGCGAGGAGATCGCGGCAAACAGACAGATGTACAGTGACAGAATAGAAGAACTGTACAGACGTTTCGGGTTCAGCTGCGTACGCATCTCAGGAAGCTATGCCGAAAGATATGAAAAAGCCATTGCACTTGTTGACAGTATACTGAACGAAGGGGAAGAAAAATGACATTCGTAAAAAACACAGAAACCGTTCCGGGAAAGTATCCTGATCATTACCGGGACGAGAAACGCATAAGGGAAAAATACACACTGCTTACAAAACTGCTTATAGAAAAAGGATTTACGGTAACAACTATGGAAAGTGCGACGGGAGGGCAGATAGCATCGCTGATAACCGACACGGAAGGATCATCGTCGGTACTTAAAGGAGCATTTGTCACCTACTGCAACGAAGCCAAGATCATGCAGGGTGTACCGGCGGAAACGATAGAAAAACACACGGTATATTCAAAGGAAACCGCAGCGGCAATGGCAAAGGCCTGTGCGAAGACATACGGCGCCGACATAGGAATAGGCGTGACCGGGACCATGGGAAACACCGATCCTGTAAATCCGGAAAATTCCGTTCCGGGGAAGGTCTTTTTCGCTGTATTCTTCAGAGGAAAAACTGAAGCCTTCTGTACGGAGATCCCACCGCAGCCGGACAGACTGATGTACAAGCTGACTGCAGCGGAGAGAATATATGACAGGCTGACCGCTATAATCGGTAAATAGAAACAAAAAAACGACTGCATTCATGGTGCAGTCGTTTTTTTATGTTATTTGATCCGGTTACGTCTGTCTTTTTCAGGATGCAGACGGTAGTATTCTTCCTTGTCTTTATACATTCTTTCGTCCGCTGTCTGCATTGCTTTGCATATATCGTACTCACCCGTAACAAAAACGGTTCCGACCGCAAAACGCACATCAGCAGTAGTATCAGTGAGAGTACGGAGCTGAGCTGCAAGGTCTGCAAGTTTTTCCTCTGTAATGTCCGGACAGAAAACAACGAATTCATCGCCGCCGGCACGGTAGACTTCATAATCACCGAAAGCGACCTTTAAAAGCGATGCTGCTCTCGAAAGAAGCCTGTCGCCTGCTTCATGCCCTTCTTTATCATTGACTGTCTTGAGTCCGTTAAGGTCCGCAAAGGCAATGCCCAGCTTTTCCGGAGCCTTCACTTCGCCGGAAACAATTTTTTCAACACGGTCGTTCATCGCATTGCGGTTGTACACCTGTGTGAGCCCGTCAACTGTGCTCTTAATCTCCAGGTTCGAAATAAGATAGTGGTTCTGAATAACAGCAGCAAGTACAAACGACGAAAGTTCAAGCACACTTTTGATCTTCATGGTTTTTGACACATCAAAGTTTGCGGCCCAGATGAAACCTACAAGCGTATGTTTGCATCGTATCTCATAAAGAACTATATTTTTGACGTCATGACTGCAGAGCGAACGGTACCAGTCGGGATCACGTTCCTCAATAACGCTGAGATCCTCAAGGATCAGACAGTCACTCATTTCAAGGATCTTTTCCCAACGTTCAACTGCTTCAAACGGAGTGCATCCCAGATCTCCGGCGATCTCTTCCAGTATTTCGTTATGAACTCCCGAATCGGTAACACATACGCACTTCCGGCTGCTTATATCTACCGGATAAACAGAACACTTATCAGCACCGCAGAACTGTTTGATCTCGGAGGTAACTGAAGTAAGCGCCTGCCAGAAATCCTGCACTTCGTGAAGCCTGATGCTTATATTAGTTACGGCTGCGGAAACATCGGCCGGATGCTGTGACATTGATTCTGTTTCCAGATCATTTTCATATTCGAGTATGTAGAGACAGTAAACCGTTTTCGTACCGTCATCAGGCTCTTTGTCAAAATTTGTTACCGGAATGTAGAATCCCTTGAGCCAGAATCCGCGGGCATTAACATACGAATAAAGCGATTTATTCGTACTGCCGCTCCTGTAAATATACCTTTCAAAGTTCAGATCCATCCAGTATTTTCTGTAAGGAATACCCGGATAGAACTCCGGCGCATCCGGACTGAAATGAAGCATACCTTCATTCTGTCTGTTTACGCCCATAAGGCGTATTTCGCTGTAGCTTCCGTCAGGAAGAATATCAAAGGAATAAAGGCTAGCCAGTCCGCTGATTCCTTCAAGCCACGACTGATAATCCATGCAGCATCCCCCTTTATCATAAATTAATAATTATCAGTAACAGTCGTAATTATATACAACTCTTGAAAAATCAAGATTTTTCAGGTTCTCACGCGGAATGAAAAATGTTCCGGTGCCTGAATCGCCCCACATAATGTCTATGCTGCTGTCGTTTCCTAATGCACTGTCAAGTTCAAATAAAAGCACACTGCAATCACCAAGACTGCTGCTTCGCGGATCTTCCTGGGTAAATGCCGGATATCCGCCGGTCAGTGTCGAGTATGTGATATTTTCATGCAGTTCTTCGAATACATCGTCATCAAGATCGTACAGGTTTTCTATTTTTTCATCTGAAACTTCATTGAAGCATTTTACAAATGCATCTTCAAAACGAAAATCCTGATACGTAACTGTCACATTCTCAGGTTTACCCGGTACAAGTCTGTACTCTCCTGAAAACGGCAGATATATCTTTTCCTCACCGCTGTAAACCGGTATTTCATCGGCTGAAAGAAGTTCTGTTTCATCAGAAATAATGTTTTCATGATATATAACACGGAAATTATTCTGAACAGCAAGAGCTTCACCAAAACACTCGGATGCCATTCCGTAAAGGTCATCTCCGGCGATAAAAAACTGAAGTATTCCCTTTTCAGGAAAATCAGGTATGTGAGGTATCTGCTCAAAATTAAGCTGTGCAAGCAGTATAAGGGGCTGATCTTTAAAAGAACCGCTTTTTCCGCACGGATATTCCATATTCTTCGGAAAATACGGTGTTCCTCCTACCTTGCTGTCAAACAGTCCTGTCTTTTCCTTAACGAAAGAAAACCTGACTGCCGGTTCCGGCGGGAGAATCTCATTTACTTTTTCAAGAATTCTGTTAATTTCCATATAAAAACTCCTTTACATAGTTTTCACCAGCAAGTTAAGGAAACACTGATCAAACCGGAATCCGGCTTTGCCGGATTTCCGAAGGTGGGATTTGCGGAGCTTCGCCCCGGAGCCCAGCGCTGATTTATGAATAAATCAGCCTTTCCTTAAAAGATCATGAGATCACTTTACCCTTTCCGCTGCCGGCTTTCGGAACAACCGCCTGTTCCTTTCCGCCCATATCTTCGAAAAGTATTTCTTCATCATCTTCAGATTCATTATATGATTTTTCCGGATTCTTTTCACCGCGTTCACTGTAGAAAGGATCGATGACATATTTCTGGATCACCGGATAGCAGCAGAAGCAGATGATGAACATAACAAGTGACGGAATGAGCAGATAGAGTGTCAGAAATATTGTATTTCCCGATATTGCCATCAGTGCGACCGGGATAAGAGGAAGAACCAGATTGAAAACAAAAGCTGTCATATTCTGTTTGAGTGCTGCAAATGCAAGCAAAACTGAATTTCTGACGATCTGTTTCATGGAAAGTTTTGTCGAAACGATCATGAGATAAATATAATAATTCATTACCGTAAACGTAACTGAAAAGCTTAGCGTCAGTCCAAGCAGTATTACGGGTATTACACTTCCGCCGGATTCCGCGCTTCTGATCATGGCCGTATAAAGAATGAAGCCGCAAATCATACCTGTATACGCAATGATATCTATTATTCCGACAGCAAAAGCCTTCAGGAAATTCTCTTTGAATGCATTTTTGAAATCAAGCCATACAAAAGCATTCCTGTCAATGGAATACTTCTGCAGGACCCTGAATACTCCGGCTGTCGCCGGCCCGATCGTAATGACCGGGATACAGGCAATTATATATATTATATTCAGAACGATAAGCTTCCAGAACCTTACTCCGAGTATTTCGAAGAAAAGCTTGAGTCCTCCTTTTGACGGCTCATCTTTTGAAATGCCCTTTCCCGCTTTTGTATAATCGCCTATTCCGAAGAATCCTGCCAAAAAAGACACCTCCCTGTTATTCAGAAAGCTCATAGGCTCTCTTTGTACAGCTGTCACATGCATTTTTTACGACCTGTACCAGATTGCCTTCGTAAAGTCTGTCAAGGCCGGCAAGAGTTGTGCCGCCCGGTGATGAAACCATCTTAATGAGTTCGTCGATAGTGTTTCCTGAATCGGTTATCATCTTTGCAGAACCAACCAGAGTCTTTGCAAAGAGCTTCTGTGCAGCTTCAGCTGAAATTCCCTGTTCAGATGCATATTCGATAAACGCCTTGGCAAACAGATAGATAAATGCCGGGCTGCTTCCGTTGATAGCAATGATCTCTTTCATCTTGTCAGCCGGAAGAACTGCATATTCACCGCAGGCACCGAAAATGCTGCATACAAGAGCAAATTCCTCATCGGATGTCGGTTCAACCTTTGAAAGTGCTGTTGCACCTTCGCCGAGAAGAAGCGGTGTGTTAGGCATTACCAGAACTGCCTTCAGATCAGGAATCGTACGTGTCTTAAGATACTCTCCTGAAATACCGGCTGCGATCGATACAACTACCTTTTCAGATGTGAGAACAGGCTTTATTGTTTCGAGAACTCCTGAAAGCACCTGTGGCTTTACTGCTAAAAAGATGTAGTCACACTTTTCAACAAGATCGCATTCATTTGTGCAGACATTAACACCGATCGATTCTGCACGCTTTCTGAGATCTTCACTTATGTCAAAGGCATAAAGTGATATATCTTTAAGAGAACTGCCTGTTATACCCTTCATGATGGCAAAGCCCATATTTCCCGCACCTAAAAATCCAACTTTTTTCATAGTTAAAAAGATCCTTTCTGATTTTCCGCACCTGCGGAACTATTATTCGCTATATTACATTATACACAAATTTTCATGTTAAATCAATAGCAGATTATAGTGAACGACAAAAAACATTTATCAATTATAGTTAAAGTGAACGAGTCCGGCATTCATGAATTTTCATTTCTCAAAATAAAAATACACCGGATCAGAGACCAGGTGTATTTTTATTGTTGCATTATTTTAATTATGAATGAAGATTTCGTACCCGGAGTCTGCAAAACTCACTGCAGGACAGCGCCTGCAGATCATTTTACAGAAAGGTGGTTTCCTTAAATTAACCACTGTGTGTTCAGGAATACAATATACCGGATTCGTTACGTTTTTATGTCCGGTAATCGTTTTCAACCCTCTGTTCAGTATTATATCACAGTATGTAATCGTTGTCAATAGAGTTTTTAATTTTTTTATGCGAAATTAATCTGTTTTAAGAGGCTGTTTAATCAGTTTCTCTCCTGAGAAGTGTCCCCTTAAATTATATCAAAACTGACTATTTTAACATGCACAGTTTTTTTGTATAATAGAGTAAACGGGAAAATTACCCGTAAGCTACAGAAGAAACCCTGACTCATTAACAGATCCGTATTTACGGGGCCGTCATCGTTT from Ruminococcus sp. HUN007 includes:
- a CDS encoding YwqG family protein, coding for MEINRILEKVNEILPPEPAVRFSFVKEKTGLFDSKVGGTPYFPKNMEYPCGKSGSFKDQPLILLAQLNFEQIPHIPDFPEKGILQFFIAGDDLYGMASECFGEALAVQNNFRVIYHENIISDETELLSADEIPVYSGEEKIYLPFSGEYRLVPGKPENVTVTYQDFRFEDAFVKCFNEVSDEKIENLYDLDDDVFEELHENITYSTLTGGYPAFTQEDPRSSSLGDCSVLLFELDSALGNDSSIDIMWGDSGTGTFFIPRENLKNLDFSRVVYNYDCY
- a CDS encoding NUDIX domain-containing protein is translated as MKEQIIHQKISVAVDVLIFTIEDEKLKIVLAKREAPPFEGVFALPGVSLRESETPEEAAERSVLERTGIRNIFLEQLHTFGRVDRDPRSRTISIAYCAVTSYRRLKDSGISGSAGLYPVSGILSGELPLAFDHREMTAHGREMLREKVNSGGIAFEFVPEEFTLPQLQKVYEILLGEKLYKANFRKMIAPMVEETGNMLTGQAHRPSRLYRKKKGETNE
- a CDS encoding CinA family protein — translated: MTFVKNTETVPGKYPDHYRDEKRIREKYTLLTKLLIEKGFTVTTMESATGGQIASLITDTEGSSSVLKGAFVTYCNEAKIMQGVPAETIEKHTVYSKETAAAMAKACAKTYGADIGIGVTGTMGNTDPVNPENSVPGKVFFAVFFRGKTEAFCTEIPPQPDRLMYKLTAAERIYDRLTAIIGK
- a CDS encoding YesL family protein, which encodes MAGFFGIGDYTKAGKGISKDEPSKGGLKLFFEILGVRFWKLIVLNIIYIIACIPVITIGPATAGVFRVLQKYSIDRNAFVWLDFKNAFKENFLKAFAVGIIDIIAYTGMICGFILYTAMIRSAESGGSVIPVILLGLTLSFSVTFTVMNYYIYLMIVSTKLSMKQIVRNSVLLAFAALKQNMTAFVFNLVLPLIPVALMAISGNTIFLTLYLLIPSLVMFIICFCCYPVIQKYVIDPFYSERGEKNPEKSYNESEDDEEILFEDMGGKEQAVVPKAGSGKGKVIS
- a CDS encoding AAA family ATPase, with amino-acid sequence MSNEIKAGMKYHVGMYGGSFNPMHNGHMECILKAASMCEQLYVVISYRNDDSDVDVKVKYRWVYTLTCHIGNVKIITLEDRTKKKSDYTSEYWDEDCRKVKAAVGKKIDVVFCGSDYDENSFWNVCYPESELVIFPRDKYNSTAVRGNVYRHWDWLPLFVRPYYVKKVLIIGSESCGKSVLTINLAHHYHTNYLEEVGRDLSELSGTDLMMLESDYTRILLEHKAKEMRLAEHSNKVLFEDTDCLITRFFMDFLENGSPDNCVLAESIAKLNHYDLILHAEPDVAWVQDGDRSEEIAANRQMYSDRIEELYRRFGFSCVRISGSYAERYEKAIALVDSILNEGEEK
- a CDS encoding GGDEF domain-containing protein; this translates as MDYQSWLEGISGLASLYSFDILPDGSYSEIRLMGVNRQNEGMLHFSPDAPEFYPGIPYRKYWMDLNFERYIYRSGSTNKSLYSYVNARGFWLKGFYIPVTNFDKEPDDGTKTVYCLYILEYENDLETESMSQHPADVSAAVTNISIRLHEVQDFWQALTSVTSEIKQFCGADKCSVYPVDISSRKCVCVTDSGVHNEILEEIAGDLGCTPFEAVERWEKILEMSDCLILEDLSVIEERDPDWYRSLCSHDVKNIVLYEIRCKHTLVGFIWAANFDVSKTMKIKSVLELSSFVLAAVIQNHYLISNLEIKSTVDGLTQVYNRNAMNDRVEKIVSGEVKAPEKLGIAFADLNGLKTVNDKEGHEAGDRLLSRAASLLKVAFGDYEVYRAGGDEFVVFCPDITEEKLADLAAQLRTLTDTTADVRFAVGTVFVTGEYDICKAMQTADERMYKDKEEYYRLHPEKDRRNRIK
- the proC gene encoding pyrroline-5-carboxylate reductase, which translates into the protein MKKVGFLGAGNMGFAIMKGITGSSLKDISLYAFDISEDLRKRAESIGVNVCTNECDLVEKCDYIFLAVKPQVLSGVLETIKPVLTSEKVVVSIAAGISGEYLKTRTIPDLKAVLVMPNTPLLLGEGATALSKVEPTSDEEFALVCSIFGACGEYAVLPADKMKEIIAINGSSPAFIYLFAKAFIEYASEQGISAEAAQKLFAKTLVGSAKMITDSGNTIDELIKMVSSPGGTTLAGLDRLYEGNLVQVVKNACDSCTKRAYELSE